One genomic region from Amycolatopsis sp. FBCC-B4732 encodes:
- the speB gene encoding agmatinase: MPNIGPLDSSRVPRFAGFATFARLPRIDQVDHADVAVVGVPFDSGVSYRPGARFGPAAVREASRLLRPYHPELDVSPFEAKQVVDAGDIAVNPFNIGEAIETLQQEAEALQANGTRLVTVGGDHTIALPLLRAAAKRHGPVALLHFDAHLDTWDTYFGEPYTHGTPFRRASEEGILDTSALSHVGTRGPLYGKRDLEEDRRLGFGIVTSGDVLRRGVAETVDALRQRIGDRPLYISVDIDVLDPAHAPGTGTPEAGGMTSRELLEILRGLRDLNLIGADVVELAPAYDHAEITAIAASHVAYDLVSLLSLGKGE; this comes from the coding sequence GTGCCTAACATCGGACCCCTCGACTCGTCGCGCGTCCCCCGGTTCGCCGGCTTCGCGACCTTCGCGCGGCTGCCGCGCATCGACCAGGTCGACCACGCCGACGTCGCCGTCGTCGGGGTGCCCTTCGACTCCGGCGTGTCCTACCGGCCCGGCGCCCGGTTCGGCCCGGCCGCCGTCCGCGAGGCGAGCCGGCTGCTGCGGCCCTACCACCCGGAGCTGGACGTCTCGCCGTTCGAAGCGAAGCAGGTCGTCGACGCCGGGGACATCGCGGTCAACCCGTTCAACATCGGCGAAGCGATCGAGACGCTGCAGCAGGAAGCCGAAGCGCTGCAGGCGAACGGGACGCGCCTGGTCACGGTCGGCGGCGACCACACGATCGCCCTGCCGCTGCTGCGGGCCGCGGCGAAGCGGCACGGACCCGTGGCGCTGCTGCACTTCGACGCGCACCTCGACACCTGGGACACCTACTTCGGCGAGCCGTACACCCACGGCACCCCGTTCCGGCGGGCGTCGGAGGAAGGCATCCTCGACACGAGCGCGCTGTCGCACGTCGGCACCCGCGGCCCGCTGTACGGCAAGCGCGACCTCGAAGAGGACCGCCGCCTCGGCTTCGGCATCGTGACTTCGGGCGACGTCCTCCGGCGTGGTGTCGCCGAGACCGTCGACGCCCTGCGCCAGCGCATCGGCGACCGGCCGCTGTACATCTCGGTCGACATCGACGTCCTCGACCCGGCCCACGCGCCCGGCACCGGCACCCCCGAGGCGGGCGGCATGACCAGCCGCGAGCTCCTGGAGATCCTGCGCGGCCTGCGCGACCTCAACCTGATCGGCGCGGACGTCGTCGAGCTGGCCCCGGCCTACGACCACGCCGAGATCACCGCCATCGCGGCTTCCCACGTCGCCTACGACCTGGTGAGCCTGCTGAGCCTGGGGAAGGGCGAATGA
- a CDS encoding thiamine pyrophosphate-binding protein has protein sequence MTRIGGDVVVETLRALGADTVFGLPGQHALGLFEALRRADDLRVISGRVENNLAFAADGHARARLAADPDGPVPVTPLIVSTGPGALLTLASLQESRAASVPVLGISSQIPAAGLGGGRHGYLHELPDQQASFSGVVKSVHVVRHASQIPSALREAWTSAATAPYGPVWVEIPQDVLLGPAGIPPITSVSAAPPPLEPLPELVTAAAELLAAASNPVILAGGGALRSGAHAELTALAEALRAPVISTFGGKGVFAWDHELSGRSWLEDWHTTEFLADADVLLVLGSGLGELSSNYREFAPRGRVIQVEADLGKLESNYPALGIHADVRPAVQALLEWVPMRRSDGRAEAAVSGLLSRVESRLAGQDLGVERKLIDDIRAAVPEGTQTFWDMTIAAYWAWSAWNPEGAPIHTAQGAGGLGYGLPGALGGAAAGRPALAVSGDGGAMYGIAELATAVQHGLDVTWLVIDDGGYGILREYLTDTFGRTTATELSRPDFVALAASFGVPATLSSLDKVGTDLAEALRTPGPSVVVLPALLKMFAPTHLEQA, from the coding sequence ATGACGCGCATCGGCGGGGACGTCGTCGTCGAAACCCTGCGCGCGCTGGGCGCCGACACGGTGTTCGGCCTGCCCGGCCAGCACGCACTGGGCCTGTTCGAGGCCCTGCGGCGCGCGGACGACCTGCGGGTGATCAGCGGGCGCGTCGAGAACAACCTCGCGTTCGCCGCCGACGGCCACGCCCGCGCCCGCCTGGCCGCCGACCCCGACGGCCCGGTCCCGGTGACACCCCTGATCGTCTCGACCGGCCCGGGCGCGCTGCTGACGTTGGCGTCCCTGCAGGAATCCCGCGCGGCTTCGGTACCGGTGCTGGGAATCTCCAGCCAGATCCCGGCCGCCGGCCTCGGCGGCGGCCGCCACGGCTACCTGCACGAGCTGCCCGACCAGCAGGCGAGCTTCTCGGGCGTCGTGAAGTCGGTGCACGTCGTGCGCCACGCGAGCCAGATCCCGTCGGCGCTGCGCGAAGCCTGGACGTCGGCGGCGACCGCACCGTACGGCCCGGTGTGGGTCGAGATCCCCCAGGACGTCCTGCTCGGCCCGGCGGGGATCCCGCCGATCACGTCGGTGTCGGCGGCTCCCCCTCCCCTGGAACCCTTGCCGGAGCTGGTCACGGCGGCGGCCGAACTGCTGGCGGCGGCGTCGAACCCCGTGATCCTGGCCGGTGGTGGTGCCCTGCGATCCGGCGCGCACGCGGAGCTGACGGCGCTGGCGGAAGCGTTGCGCGCACCGGTGATCTCGACGTTCGGCGGCAAGGGCGTCTTCGCCTGGGACCACGAGCTGTCCGGCCGCTCCTGGCTGGAGGACTGGCACACCACGGAGTTCCTGGCCGACGCCGACGTGCTGCTGGTGCTCGGCTCCGGCCTGGGCGAGCTGTCCAGCAACTACCGCGAGTTCGCCCCCCGCGGCCGCGTGATCCAGGTCGAGGCCGACCTGGGGAAACTGGAGTCCAACTACCCCGCCCTGGGCATCCACGCCGACGTGCGACCGGCGGTGCAGGCGCTCCTGGAGTGGGTGCCGATGCGGCGCTCGGACGGCCGGGCCGAGGCCGCGGTTTCGGGCTTGCTCTCGCGGGTCGAGTCCCGGTTGGCCGGTCAGGACCTGGGGGTCGAACGCAAGCTGATCGACGACATCCGCGCGGCGGTCCCCGAGGGCACCCAGACGTTCTGGGACATGACGATCGCCGCGTACTGGGCCTGGTCGGCGTGGAACCCCGAAGGCGCCCCGATCCACACGGCACAGGGCGCGGGCGGCCTCGGCTACGGCCTCCCGGGCGCGCTCGGCGGCGCGGCGGCCGGGCGCCCGGCACTCGCGGTCTCCGGCGACGGCGGCGCGATGTACGGCATCGCGGAGCTGGCCACCGCGGTCCAGCACGGCCTGGACGTCACCTGGCTGGTGATCGACGACGGCGGCTACGGCATCCTGCGCGAATACCTCACGGACACCTTCGGCCGCACCACGGCGACCGAGCTGTCCCGCCCCGACTTCGTGGCGCTGGCCGCCTCCTTCGGCGTACCCGCGACGCTGTCCTCTTTGGACAAGGTGGGCACCGACCTCGCCGAGGCGCTGCGCACGCCGGGGCCGTCCGTCGTCGTCCTCCCCGCGCTGCTGAAGATGTTCGCGCCGACCCACCTGGAGCAGGCATGA
- a CDS encoding aminobutyraldehyde dehydrogenase translates to MTRTLDLTDPATGEVFGTSPVASQSDVDAALESAAQAFAIWRRSTPAQRQLALLKIADALEARAGEFADLEVRETGKIRSVVLDEEIPECVSALRFFAGAARHLEGTAAGEYTPGHTSVIRREPIGVCAQIAPWNYPLMMAVWKIAPALAAGNTVVLKPAETTPSTAVLLAGVAAEFLPAGAFTVLTGDRDTGRALVRHPITALVSITGSTRAGIDVATVAAADLKRTHLELGGNAPLLVFPDVDLAATAEGIVGAAFYNAGQDCTAGSRVLVHESIHDDFVAALAKVAASQTPGVDYGPLNSAAQFSRVEGLISRLPSHARIETGGTRSGATGFYFSPTVVSGLHQDDEIVQEEIFGPVITVQSFSDEADGVALANGVPYGLASSVWTKDLGVAARVSAELDFGCVWINTHGPLVAEMPHGGFGHSGHGKDLSGYAFTEYTRVKHVMTRFA, encoded by the coding sequence ATGACCCGCACGCTGGACCTGACCGACCCGGCGACCGGCGAGGTGTTCGGCACCAGCCCGGTGGCCTCGCAGTCCGATGTGGACGCGGCGCTCGAATCGGCGGCGCAAGCGTTTGCGATCTGGCGCCGCAGCACCCCGGCCCAGCGGCAGCTGGCACTGCTGAAGATCGCCGACGCCCTGGAAGCCCGAGCCGGGGAGTTCGCCGACCTGGAGGTCCGCGAGACGGGCAAGATCCGCTCCGTGGTGCTCGACGAGGAGATCCCGGAGTGCGTGAGCGCCCTGCGCTTCTTCGCCGGCGCCGCCCGCCACCTCGAGGGCACCGCGGCCGGCGAGTACACGCCGGGCCACACCTCGGTGATCCGCCGCGAGCCGATCGGCGTCTGCGCCCAGATCGCCCCGTGGAACTATCCCCTGATGATGGCGGTCTGGAAGATCGCCCCGGCACTGGCCGCGGGCAACACGGTGGTGCTCAAGCCGGCCGAGACGACGCCGTCGACGGCCGTGCTGCTGGCCGGCGTCGCGGCGGAGTTCCTGCCTGCCGGGGCTTTCACCGTGCTGACCGGCGACCGCGACACGGGCCGGGCTTTGGTCCGCCATCCGATCACCGCCCTGGTCTCGATCACCGGCTCGACCCGAGCGGGCATCGACGTGGCCACCGTGGCGGCGGCCGACCTCAAGCGCACGCACCTGGAACTGGGCGGCAACGCGCCCCTGCTGGTCTTCCCGGACGTCGACCTCGCCGCGACGGCCGAGGGCATCGTGGGCGCGGCGTTCTACAACGCGGGCCAGGACTGCACGGCGGGCAGCCGGGTCCTCGTCCACGAGTCGATCCACGACGACTTCGTCGCCGCGCTGGCCAAGGTCGCCGCGTCGCAGACTCCGGGCGTCGACTACGGGCCGCTCAACAGCGCGGCGCAGTTCTCGCGCGTCGAGGGCCTCATCTCGCGCCTGCCTTCCCACGCCCGCATCGAGACCGGCGGCACACGATCCGGCGCGACAGGCTTCTACTTCTCCCCCACGGTGGTCTCCGGCCTGCACCAGGACGACGAGATCGTCCAGGAGGAGATCTTCGGCCCGGTCATCACGGTCCAGTCCTTTTCGGACGAAGCCGACGGTGTCGCGCTGGCCAACGGCGTCCCGTACGGCCTGGCGTCGTCGGTCTGGACGAAGGACCTCGGCGTCGCGGCGCGGGTCTCGGCGGAGCTGGACTTCGGCTGCGTCTGGATCAACACCCACGGCCCCCTGGTGGCCGAGATGCCCCACGGCGGCTTCGGCCACTCGGGCCACGGCAAGGACCTCTCGGGGTACGCCTTCACCGAGTACACCCGCGTCAAGCACGTGATGACGAGGTTCGCATGA
- a CDS encoding cytosine permease, producing MSDKITEVEQHGIAPIPPEEQTSRPRDLFRMAFGGANTFATIILGTLPIAYGLSFRDAALATALGVVVGGLVLAPMALFGPRTRTNNAVSSGAHFGVVGRCVGSFLSLLTAITFFAISVWVSGDAVAGAAQRLFGFDGGAALRGIAYGVIAIATLVVCIYGYRFMLLVNRIAVVLGTLIMLLGVVAYGGSFDPGYGGTGAYALGTFWPTFTLAALTALANPISFGAFLGDWARYIPARYSKRSLLTAPFLAQVATLLPFGFGIATATLVANPADYITGLTAISPLWYAIPLIVVALIGGLSTGTTSLYGTGLDFSSIFPRLSRVQATLLIGTLSVAFIFIGNFVLDMVSSINAFATLIVLCTSPWMVIMMIGFVQRRGFYDVEDLQVFNEGRRGGRYWFARGVNWRAMAAWIPATTLGLLCANTPMITGPLKDIAGGVDISLPATLLTAAITYPVLVKLFPEPAEVFATSRTPPPAPLKLGGHPVA from the coding sequence ATGAGCGACAAGATCACGGAGGTCGAGCAGCACGGCATCGCCCCGATCCCGCCGGAAGAGCAGACGTCCCGCCCCCGCGACCTGTTCCGCATGGCCTTCGGCGGCGCGAACACCTTCGCCACGATCATCCTGGGCACGTTGCCGATCGCGTACGGCCTGAGCTTCCGCGACGCGGCCCTGGCGACAGCGCTGGGCGTGGTCGTCGGCGGCCTGGTCCTGGCCCCCATGGCGCTGTTCGGCCCGCGGACACGCACGAACAACGCGGTCTCGTCGGGCGCGCACTTCGGGGTGGTCGGCCGCTGCGTCGGCTCGTTCTTGTCGCTGCTGACGGCGATAACGTTCTTCGCGATCTCGGTCTGGGTGAGCGGCGACGCGGTGGCCGGCGCGGCACAAAGACTGTTCGGCTTCGACGGCGGCGCGGCACTGCGCGGCATCGCGTACGGCGTGATCGCGATCGCCACGCTGGTGGTGTGCATCTACGGCTACCGCTTCATGCTCCTGGTCAACCGAATCGCGGTGGTACTGGGCACCCTGATCATGCTCCTGGGCGTAGTGGCGTACGGCGGCTCGTTCGACCCGGGCTACGGCGGAACGGGAGCGTACGCACTGGGCACGTTCTGGCCGACGTTCACCCTCGCGGCCCTGACCGCACTGGCGAACCCGATCAGTTTCGGCGCGTTCCTGGGCGACTGGGCCCGCTACATCCCGGCCAGGTACAGCAAGCGCTCGCTCTTGACCGCACCATTCCTGGCCCAGGTGGCAACGCTGCTCCCGTTCGGCTTCGGCATCGCAACGGCAACACTGGTGGCGAACCCGGCCGACTACATCACCGGCCTGACCGCGATTTCCCCGCTCTGGTACGCAATCCCGCTGATCGTGGTGGCGCTGATCGGCGGCCTGTCCACGGGAACGACGTCCCTCTACGGAACGGGCCTGGACTTCAGCTCGATCTTCCCCAGACTCTCCCGAGTCCAGGCAACGCTGCTGATCGGCACCCTGAGCGTGGCCTTCATCTTCATCGGCAACTTCGTCCTGGACATGGTGTCGAGCATCAACGCCTTCGCCACCCTGATCGTCCTGTGCACGTCCCCGTGGATGGTGATCATGATGATCGGCTTCGTCCAACGCAGAGGCTTCTACGACGTAGAAGACCTGCAGGTGTTCAACGAAGGCCGCCGTGGCGGCCGCTACTGGTTCGCGAGAGGGGTGAACTGGCGCGCAATGGCAGCGTGGATCCCAGCTACAACACTGGGCCTGCTGTGCGCGAACACCCCGATGATCACGGGCCCCCTGAAGGACATCGCAGGAGGAGTGGACATCAGCCTGCCGGCAACACTGCTGACAGCGGCGATAACGTACCCAGTACTGGTAAAGCTGTTCCCGGAGCCCGCAGAAGTCTTCGCGACATCCCGCACCCCGCCCCCAGCCCCGCTCAAGCTGGGCGGTCATCCCGTCGCCTGA
- the dxs gene encoding 1-deoxy-D-xylulose-5-phosphate synthase, producing the protein MTMLESLSGPADLKRMSVEDLGELAAEIRDFLVDKVRRAGGHLGPNLGVVELTLALHRVFDSPRDAIVWDVGHQAYVHKIVTGRAGGFDLLRQTGGVTGYPSRAESDHDWVESSHASSGLSYVDGLAKAFELDGGGRHAIAVVGDGALTGGMCWEALNNIAAHRDRPVVIVINDNGRSYSPTIGGLADHLAALRLQPGYERLLDGGREILKHTPVVGKPIYAALHAAKAGLKDALSPQAMFSDLGLKYLGPVDGHDQVALEKAFLSAKAFGGAVIVHVVTEKGHGYAPAVNNEHDQMHQTDPIDPETGLPPVKGPSWTGVFGEELAKIGAEREDVVAITAAMLRSTGLDKFAESFPDRWYDVGIAEQHAVTSAAGLAMGGMHPVVAIYSTFLNRAFDQVLMDVALHRLPVTLVLDRAGITGPDGPSHHGMWDLSLLGMVPGMRVAAPRDPATLREELNEAVDVADGPTALRFSKGKVGTDVAAVERIGTVDVLRRPTEGADVLLVTVGAFATLGLAAADRLADQGIGVTVVDPRWVLPVPAELVALASQHKLVVTVEDSGRHGGFGSALAAMFRDAECDVPLRDLAVPQSFHDLGSRDEVLARIGLTAQDVARRVTEWASRLSTEEPARKDANRS; encoded by the coding sequence GTGACGATGCTGGAGTCCCTCAGCGGACCGGCGGACCTCAAGCGCATGAGTGTCGAGGACCTCGGCGAACTGGCTGCCGAGATCCGGGACTTCCTCGTCGACAAGGTCCGCCGCGCGGGCGGGCACCTGGGCCCGAACCTCGGCGTCGTCGAGCTCACGCTGGCGTTGCACCGCGTGTTCGACTCGCCGCGTGACGCGATCGTGTGGGACGTCGGTCACCAGGCCTATGTGCACAAGATCGTCACCGGCCGGGCCGGCGGGTTCGACCTGCTGCGGCAGACCGGCGGTGTCACCGGTTACCCGTCGCGCGCGGAGAGTGACCACGACTGGGTGGAGAGCAGTCACGCGTCGTCCGGGCTGTCCTATGTGGACGGGCTGGCGAAGGCGTTCGAGCTGGACGGCGGGGGGCGGCACGCGATCGCCGTCGTCGGGGACGGCGCGCTGACCGGGGGGATGTGCTGGGAAGCGCTCAACAACATCGCTGCCCACCGGGACCGGCCGGTCGTCATCGTCATCAACGACAACGGGCGGTCGTACTCGCCGACCATCGGCGGGCTGGCCGATCACCTCGCCGCGTTGCGCTTGCAGCCCGGTTACGAGCGGCTCCTCGACGGTGGGCGGGAGATCCTCAAGCACACTCCGGTCGTCGGCAAGCCGATTTACGCCGCTCTGCACGCTGCGAAGGCCGGGTTGAAGGATGCGCTCAGCCCGCAGGCGATGTTCTCCGATCTGGGGTTGAAGTACCTCGGGCCCGTTGATGGGCACGATCAGGTGGCGCTGGAGAAGGCGTTCCTGAGCGCCAAGGCGTTCGGTGGCGCCGTGATCGTGCACGTGGTGACCGAAAAGGGACATGGGTACGCGCCCGCGGTCAACAACGAGCACGACCAGATGCACCAGACCGATCCGATCGATCCGGAGACCGGGCTGCCGCCGGTCAAGGGGCCCAGCTGGACCGGGGTGTTCGGTGAGGAGCTCGCGAAGATCGGGGCCGAGCGCGAGGACGTCGTCGCGATCACCGCGGCCATGTTGCGGTCGACCGGGCTGGACAAGTTCGCCGAGTCGTTCCCGGATCGGTGGTACGACGTCGGGATCGCCGAGCAGCATGCGGTTACTTCTGCTGCTGGGCTCGCCATGGGTGGGATGCACCCGGTCGTCGCGATCTACTCGACGTTCCTCAACCGGGCTTTCGACCAGGTGCTGATGGATGTGGCGCTGCATCGGCTGCCGGTGACGTTGGTGCTCGACCGGGCCGGGATCACCGGGCCGGATGGGCCCAGTCACCACGGGATGTGGGACCTGTCTCTGCTCGGGATGGTTCCCGGGATGCGGGTTGCTGCTCCTCGTGACCCGGCGACGCTGCGGGAAGAGCTGAACGAAGCTGTCGATGTGGCTGATGGGCCGACGGCTTTGCGGTTCTCGAAGGGCAAGGTCGGGACTGACGTCGCTGCTGTCGAGCGGATCGGCACGGTTGATGTGCTGCGGCGGCCGACGGAAGGTGCGGACGTTCTGCTGGTGACGGTGGGTGCGTTCGCGACGCTTGGTCTGGCGGCTGCGGATCGGCTGGCGGATCAGGGCATCGGGGTGACTGTGGTGGATCCGCGGTGGGTGTTGCCCGTTCCGGCTGAGCTCGTTGCTCTTGCTTCGCAGCACAAGCTTGTTGTGACTGTCGAGGACAGTGGGCGGCATGGGGGCTTTGGCTCGGCGCTGGCTGCGATGTTCCGGGACGCGGAGTGTGACGTGCCGTTGCGGGATCTTGCTGTGCCGCAGTCGTTCCATGATCTGGGGAGCCGGGATGAGGTGCTGGCTCGTATCGGGCTGACTGCTCAGGATGTTGCTCGGCGGGTTACCGAGTGGGCTTCTCGTCTGAGTACGGAGGAACCGGCGCGTAAGGATGCCAACCGTAGCTGA